A part of Thiomicrorhabdus sediminis genomic DNA contains:
- a CDS encoding HD domain-containing phosphohydrolase produces MEVKVSDLKSSKILVVDDNQVNLNVIEATLHSLDYHNITCIKQPLDLIKLFEEQSFDLVLLDINMPLMDGFAVLALMQQMLDSDTLPPVIMLTAQVDEESRVKALEGGASDYITKPFNRIELLKRVSIHLENHHAKRLLKSENDILDQKVRERTAMLEKAKLEIIYRLGRAAEYRDNETGNHVKRVSLIAEAIAEELGQDREYCQLIKVASPMHDVGKIGVSDTILLKPGKLTDEEFILMKGHVKIGAEILSESDSPMLKMAYQIALTHHEKFNGTGYPHGLKGQEIPLCGRIVGLADVFDALTSERPYKKAWSTKSALELILQQKGEHFDPDVVEAFLKVFPKVEAIATQFVD; encoded by the coding sequence ATGGAAGTAAAGGTATCCGATTTGAAGTCATCCAAAATTTTAGTTGTAGATGATAATCAGGTAAACCTTAATGTAATAGAGGCAACTTTACATAGTCTTGATTACCATAATATTACGTGCATTAAGCAACCATTAGATTTGATAAAGCTCTTCGAAGAACAATCGTTCGATTTAGTGTTGCTTGATATCAATATGCCATTAATGGATGGTTTTGCCGTACTAGCTTTGATGCAACAAATGCTCGATTCAGATACTCTGCCACCGGTGATTATGCTTACTGCTCAAGTCGACGAGGAAAGTAGAGTTAAAGCTCTGGAAGGCGGAGCTAGCGATTATATTACTAAGCCCTTCAATAGAATTGAACTGCTTAAACGAGTTTCAATTCACCTTGAAAATCATCATGCCAAACGCTTGTTGAAATCTGAAAACGATATTTTAGATCAGAAGGTTCGAGAACGGACTGCAATGCTTGAAAAAGCAAAACTTGAAATAATCTACCGTTTAGGACGGGCCGCTGAGTATCGAGATAATGAAACAGGAAATCATGTAAAGCGAGTCAGTTTAATAGCTGAGGCAATTGCAGAAGAACTCGGCCAGGATCGAGAGTACTGTCAATTGATAAAAGTCGCTTCACCTATGCATGACGTTGGAAAAATTGGCGTATCCGATACTATTTTGCTTAAACCAGGAAAACTCACGGATGAGGAGTTCATCCTGATGAAAGGCCACGTCAAAATTGGTGCTGAAATTCTTTCAGAAAGTGATTCACCTATGCTAAAAATGGCTTATCAGATTGCTTTGACGCATCATGAGAAATTCAACGGAACAGGTTATCCACATGGGTTGAAAGGTCAAGAAATTCCATTGTGTGGTCGTATTGTAGGGCTGGCAGATGTGTTTGATGCTCTGACTTCGGAAAGACCATACAAAAAGGCCTGGTCGACTAAATCGGCATTAGAATTAATTCTTCAACAGAAGGGAGAGCATTTTGATCCAGATGTCGTTGAGGCTTTTCTTAAAGTCTTTCCAAAAGTTGAAGCGATTGCTACACAGTTTGTCGATTAG
- a CDS encoding OmpA/MotB family protein: MTDKSTVAFQNKQANKIDPEEKFITLSSFEKKKLVEESDDWLITYADAVTLLLAFFVLILSVSNVSQEKFENISQAINEQLLEKDDYKSPLQDLYSKLKIVFEKNDINVIGSLRKEENSLKIDLPSELLFPSGSSNLGKSSLDMISDIADQVKTFPLDNFKVEIEGHSDDIPIHTQQFPSNWELSASRAISVLKVFIDRGVDSSKLKAVGYADTKPKRPNRDSKGLPIELNQQINRRVEIIIKKDF, encoded by the coding sequence ATGACAGATAAATCCACAGTCGCTTTTCAAAATAAACAGGCAAATAAGATTGATCCAGAAGAAAAGTTCATTACGTTGTCGAGTTTTGAGAAAAAGAAACTTGTCGAAGAGAGTGATGATTGGTTGATTACTTATGCAGATGCAGTCACTTTATTACTGGCTTTTTTTGTTTTGATTTTGTCAGTATCGAATGTAAGCCAAGAGAAGTTTGAGAATATTAGTCAAGCAATTAATGAACAATTGCTGGAAAAGGACGATTACAAATCTCCTTTACAAGACTTATATTCAAAATTAAAAATCGTTTTTGAAAAAAATGATATTAATGTTATTGGCTCGCTAAGAAAAGAAGAAAATTCTCTTAAAATTGATTTGCCAAGTGAGCTGCTTTTTCCTAGCGGTTCAAGTAACTTAGGTAAGTCTTCATTGGATATGATTTCTGACATTGCTGATCAAGTCAAAACATTTCCTTTAGATAACTTTAAAGTTGAAATAGAAGGGCATTCGGACGATATTCCTATCCATACCCAACAATTCCCATCGAATTGGGAGCTTTCTGCTAGCCGTGCAATTTCAGTTTTAAAAGTCTTTATCGACAGAGGCGTTGATTCATCAAAACTCAAAGCGGTAGGTTACGCTGATACCAAACCTAAACGTCCTAATAGAGACTCAAAAGGCCTACCAATCGAATTGAATCAACAGATCAACAGGAGAGTTGAAATTATCATTAAAAAAGATTTTTAA